A genomic segment from Spinacia oleracea cultivar Varoflay chromosome 3, BTI_SOV_V1, whole genome shotgun sequence encodes:
- the LOC110779892 gene encoding jasmonate-induced protein homolog: MASTQQVPAMLSNDEKAIFEKVIAAAKDKSAMEVKGQVVTNGNLVNTIKDKAVLRIIDQHNWSGKPVPLYPEVLPFGEVVQFEHRGPLPGGCKGGVVYADGTDSTARKWLVAFHIPNNEYHHSGDKVYVEAGPIGPIDWNVVEVKLDASEYTSSYVDPVFGGKAWAVIHPGSILVAGFTN, from the exons ATGGCATCAACCCAGCAAGTCCCGGCAATGCTTAGCAACGACGAAAAGGCTATTTTCGAGAAGGTGATTGCGGCTGCTAAGGACAAATCAGCCATGGAAGTTAAAGGACAAGTTGTTACTAACGGCAACTTGGTTAATACTATTAAGGACAAAGCAGTGTTGCGGATAATTGATCAGCATAATTGGTCTGGGAAACCAGTGCCTCTCTACCCTGAGGTTCTTCCATTTGGTGAAGTTGTCCAATTCGAGCACCGTGGACCACTTCCAGGAGGCTGTAAGGGTGGAGTAGTTTATGCTGATGGTACCGACTCCACTGCTCGGAAATGGCTTGTGGCTTTTCACATTCCAAATAACGAATACCATCATTCAGGAGACAAG GTTTATGTTGAGGCTGGTCCAATAGGACCAATTGACTGGAACGTAGTCGAAGTTAAACTTGATGCATCGGAATATACAAGTAGCTACGTGGACCCAGTTTTTGGAGGCAAGGCATGGGCTGTGATCCACCCTGGTAGCATTCTTGTTGCGGGGTTCACTAATTAA
- the LOC130469417 gene encoding uncharacterized protein, with the protein MLWNRVAWSSIGVRHHGDGLQPKYSSCNPSKAVNYLLADSAWFGHPLGDIFHPLSVRALVNIASAAAAAAGVLATTVIDYKLEAAAAVLAEVESSNSGSSQLKQEQNQASLKSVYFHQLLDFLEVLCLNCDYHRWIEIFT; encoded by the exons ATGTTGTGGAATAGGGTGGCATGGAGCAGCATCGGGGTGCGACACCATGGAGATGGTTTGCAACCAAAGTACAGCTCATGTAATCCTTCTAAGGCCGTCAATTATCTGCTGGCCGACTCTGCCTGGTTCGGTCATCCATTGGGTGACATCTTTCATCCCTTGAGCGTCCGAGCACTGGTGAACATAGcttcagcagcagcagcagcagcaggtgTTCTGGCAACAACAGTTATCGATTACAAGctagaagcagcagcagcagttcTGGCAGAAGTAGAAAGCAGCAATTCTGGCAGCAGCCAGTTGAAACAAGAACAAAACCAAGCCAGCCTAAAGAGTGTTTATTTTCACCAGTTGCTGGACTTTCTTGAAGTTCTCTGCCTTAACTGTGACTATCACCGTTG GATAGAGATATTTacttaa
- the LOC130469474 gene encoding uncharacterized protein has translation MNTTEKLEEGYSTQRPPMFSGKYYSYWRNRMEIFIKAENYQVWRVIEVGDFQVTKLNSSGETVPKPVDEFDKADYEKLELNAMAVKILHCGLGPNEHNRVMGCKNAKQIWDLLQVTHEGTNEVKRSKIDLLMHQYELFTMKTSETIQDMITRFTNIINELNSLGKIITPEEQVRKVLRSLPQDPWMAKVTTLQETKDFTKFNLEQLAGSLLTHELQLNARPSENTKNRALALKTENDENSEEDEETALFARRFRRIFRNYKDVEHRSKPNRKFPKTDTGCHKCGNLEHRIRECPLWDQERGKGKETTKDRFKDNRNSFSKTEVRKAMIAACGDTSSDEEQEQPNEEIAHLCLVAEHEDEESDSESDKFQASLVHIKSRLESMSKVELFDLLSCLTSDYEDLLKEKLDSDRKHQDIVNKLTEELEWTRNSNLDIDNRFFKLFDQNLHIKEMCEALRNENSWLKQDLIDLKIAKTKNLYKEELEKAQLELVKIHQEKTHLESELAKRTRHKIEVTPKWIEEARTKRTEGLGFNHKKHHPKKTRVDLYSDIVCTFCGQIGHYRVSCPKNQRYLEKNIEFTKTKWVKKSDLIPSKEPKLCWVPKNSN, from the coding sequence ATGAACACTACGGAGAAACTAGAAGAGGGATACTCAACACAACGACCTCCAATGTTTAGTGGCAAATACTATTCCTACTGGAGAAACAGGATGGAGATTTTCATTAAGGCTGAAAACTATCAAGTATGGAGAgtgattgaagttggagacttccaaGTCACTAAGCTGAACTCCTCTGGAGAAACTGTTCCCAAACCTGTTGATGAATTTGACAAAGCCGACTATGAAAAGCTTGAACTCAATGCCATGGCCGTCAAAATCCTTCATTGTGGACTAGGTCcaaatgaacacaacagagtaaTGGGCTGCAAGAACGCGAAGCAGATTTGGGATCTGCTCCAGGTTactcatgaaggaacaaacGAAGTTAAGAGATCGAAGATTGATCTCTTAATGCACCAATACGAGCTGTTCACCATGAAGACATCTGAAACGATTCAAGACATGATTACTCGCTTCACAAACATTATCAATGAACTAAATTCTCTTGGCAAAATCATAACTCCTGAGGAACAAGTCAGGAAGGTCCTAAGAAGTCTACCACAAGATCCCTGGATGGCTAAAGTCACAACCCTCCAGGAAACTAAAGACTTCACAAAGTTTAACCTGGAACAACTGGCTGGATCTCTCCTAACTCATGAACTGCAATTAAACGCGCGACCTTCAGAGAATACCAAAAATAGAGCTCTTGCTCTAAAAACCGAAAATGATGAAAActctgaagaagatgaagagacaGCTCTGTTTGCTAGGAGGTTCAGAAGAATTTTTAGGAACTACAAAGATGTGGAACACAGAAGCAAACCAAATCGAAAGTTCCCTAAAACTGACACTGGATGCCATAAGTGTGGAAACTTGGAACATCGCATTAGGGAATGTCCTCTATGGGATCAAGAACGAGGAAAGGGAAAGGAAACAACAAAAGATAGATTCAAAGACAACAGAAACTCCTTTTCCAAAACTGAGGTAAGAAAAGCCATGATTGCTGCATGCGGAGATACTTCTTCTGATGAGGAACAAGAACAACCCAACGAAGAAATTGCTCACCTGTGTCTTGTAGCTGAACATGAAGATGAAGAATCCGACTCAGAATCTGATAAATTCCAGGCAAGTCTTGTTCATATTAAaagtaggcttgaatccatgtctAAAGTAGAACTGTTTGACTTACTTTCTTGTCTCACTAGTGATTATGAGGATCTCCTAAAAGAAAAACTAGACTCAGACAGAAAACACCAAGACATTGTCAATAAACTCACAGAGGAGTTGGAATGGACCAGAAACTCAAACTTAGATATTGACAATCGTTTCTTTAAACTCTTTGATCAAAACCTCCATATAAAAGAAATGTGTGAAGCCTTACGCAATGAAAACTCCTGGCTAAAACAAGATCTGATTGACCTAAAAATAGCCAAAACCAAGAACCTCTATAAAGAAGAACTAGAAAAAGCTCAGTTAGAACTAGTGAAAATTCACCAAGAAAAGACCCATCTAGAAAGTGAATTGGCTAAAAGGACCAGACACAAAATAGAGGTAACACCAAAATGGATAGAAGAAGCTAGAACCAAACGCACAGAAGGTTTAGGTTTTAACCACAAAAAGCATCATCCTAAAAAAACCAGAGTAGATTTATACAGTGACATAGTATGCACCTTCTGTGGTCAAATCGGTCACTATAGAGTTTCTTGCCCTAAAAACCAAAGGTACTTGGAAAAGAACATCGAATTCACCAAAACTAAATGGGTAAAGAAAAGTGATTTGATTCCAAGTAAGGAACCCAAGCTATGCTGGGTTCCTAAAAACTCTAACTAA